GATCGGAGTTCCCATCATCGCGTTCATGCTCATCGTGAGCATCGTACTGGGAATCGTTTCCAGACTCATTCCGCAGATGAATGTTTTCATGGTTGGGCTGCCTTTGAAGGTGATGATAGGTTTTATTCTGATCTTGGGGATGTTGCCGATATGGGCGGATATGGCTCAGAGGATCTCAAATCTTGCCTGGAACGCTATTCAAGAGCTTCTTGGGAAATAGTTCCTCTGCTGTTCGCTGAAGCCGAACGAACAGAGCGCGCCACTCCGAGAAAAAGAAGAAGAGTAAGAGAAGAAGGACGAGTTCCCGTTTCGAGAGAACTCAACATGGCTGTTACTTTCCTCATATTCGCCATCGCTCTGAAAACATTTGGGTCGCAGGGGATCCTGCATATCGCACAGGATGTCAACACCTTCCTTTCTTTCCCTTCTTTCGAGAAAGCAGAAGACCTTTCAGGTGTCCTTGGATATTTCAAAGATGTTCTCCTGATGCTTGGAGGACTCATGTCTCTCACCATGGCCACCGGTGTTCTGGTGGGGGCAATTCAGACGAGGTTTCTCTTTGCTCCCAAGACTCTCAAGCCGGATCTGAACAGGATAAACCCGGTGGAAGGTTTCAAAAGATTGTTTTCTCTGAGGTCCGTTGTTGAACTTTTGAAAGCTGTTATGAAAGTAGGAGTCATCAGTATTATCGTTTATCAGGTGTTGAAAGATCGGTGGTACGAGATGGCTCTTCTCAGCGAGATGGACGTGGAGGATGCTTTTCTAAATCTCTGGGACGTGGCATCTGAAGTCTTTTTGAAGAGCGGTATAGCTCTTCTCGCACTGGCTGTGTTCGACTATATTTACCAGAGGTGGGACTACGAAAAGAGCATTCGAATGACAAAACAGGAAGTGAAGGACGAGCTCAAAGAAGTCGAGGGAAACCCTGAGGTGAAGCGAAGGCAAAGACAGATGATGTATGATATCCTACGAAGGAGGATGATGGAGGAAGTTCCCAAAGCGGACGTCGTGATCACCAACCCAACGCACTTTGCCGTTGCTCTGAAGTACAATCCCGACACAATGAACGCACCGACCGTGGTGGCAAAGGGTGTGGACCATCTGGCCCTGAAGATCATCGAAATCGCAAAAGAAAATGGTGTTGCAATCGTGAGAAATCCTTCCCTCGCTCGAACCTTGTACTACAGAGTAGAAATAGGTGAGGAGATACCGACAGAATTTTACAAGATAGTAGCGGAGATACTCGTTTATGTCTATACGAGAAAAGGGGTGAGAATTTGAAAAATGTGGACATCGCCGTCTCCCTCATGATAGTGGCCATTGTGCTCCTGATGATATTGCCAATTCCGGATAGGATGCTGGACTTCTTCCAAATTCTCAACATAACTCTTTCGATGATAATTCTCTTTTCCACCATGTACATAAGAAACGCCCTGGAGCTTTCTTCTTTTCCCACCTTGCTTCTTGTTGTTACACTCTTCAGGTTGGGACTCAACGTAGCTTCGACGAGGCTCATCCTTCTGGAAGGACCACAGTTCCAAGGTAGAGTCATCAGGACTTTCGGTGACTTTGTGGTTAGAGGGGACTACGTTGTGGGATTGATAGTGTTCTTGATACTGGTTATCATCCAGTTCGTGGTCATCACGAGGGGTGCCGAGAGGATAGCAGAAGTAGCGGCAAGGTTTACTCTCGATGCTATGCCTGGAAAACAGATGAGTGTGGATGCGGACTTGAACAGTGGGTTGATTACGGAAGAAGAAGCAAGGAAAAGGCGAGAGGAAATAAGAAGGGAAGCTGACTTCTACGGTGCTATGGACGGTGCAAGCAAGTTCGTAAGGGGAGATGCCATAGCGAGTATCATAATCGTCTTCATCAACATAGTTGGCGGGCTCCTCATCGGTGTGCTGAGACATGGAATGAGCCTAGGGGAGGCGGCCCAGGAATACGTGATCCTCACAGTAGGAGACGGGCTTGCTGCTCAGATACCTGCATTACTGGTTTCCACGGCAACCGGCATTATCGTGTCCAGGGCGGCATCGAAGGAGAATCTCGGGAAAGATCTGGTATCTGAACTCTCCCGTGAGACAAAGGTAATCATCCTCACAGGCAGTGTTTTGATCTTCCTGGGGCTTTTCACTCCCATTCCGTTCTTCAGTGCACTCCTGGGAGGAGCACTGATCTTGCTTGCGGTTTATGCCTCAAGGGCCGTTCCTCAGGAGGAGCTCGCAGGTCCATCACCTGCGGAAAGACCGAGTGGCCCTGTCCTGTCAACTCCCGAAGAAGTGGCTGAGGTGATACAGAGTGACACCGTGGAAGTGGAGATCGGATATGGCTTGATTCCCCTTGCTGATCCATCCCAAGGTGGCGATCTTCTCGACAGAATCACTTCCATAAGGAAACAGCTTGCTTTCGAACTGGGAATTGTAGTTTCCCCCATCAGGGTGAGAGATAGTGTCCTTCTGAAGCCGAATGAGTACTCTATAAAAATAAGAGGAAGTGAAGTCACCCGTTACGAACTGGTTCCGAACAGACTGCTTGCCATAAACCCTGGAACTGCCGAGGAGAAGATACCTGGTATACCAACCAAAGAACCTGCTTTCAATCTTGAAGCGTACTGGATAGAGGAATGGAGAAAGGAAGAAGCCCAACAGAAAGGTTACACCGTGGTAGATCCTCCCACCGTCTTC
This sequence is a window from Thermotoga sp.. Protein-coding genes within it:
- the flhB gene encoding flagellar biosynthesis protein FlhB; the protein is MGGYGSEDLKSCLERYSRASWEIVPLLFAEAERTERATPRKRRRVREEGRVPVSRELNMAVTFLIFAIALKTFGSQGILHIAQDVNTFLSFPSFEKAEDLSGVLGYFKDVLLMLGGLMSLTMATGVLVGAIQTRFLFAPKTLKPDLNRINPVEGFKRLFSLRSVVELLKAVMKVGVISIIVYQVLKDRWYEMALLSEMDVEDAFLNLWDVASEVFLKSGIALLALAVFDYIYQRWDYEKSIRMTKQEVKDELKEVEGNPEVKRRQRQMMYDILRRRMMEEVPKADVVITNPTHFAVALKYNPDTMNAPTVVAKGVDHLALKIIEIAKENGVAIVRNPSLARTLYYRVEIGEEIPTEFYKIVAEILVYVYTRKGVRI
- the flhA gene encoding flagellar biosynthesis protein FlhA, with the translated sequence MKNVDIAVSLMIVAIVLLMILPIPDRMLDFFQILNITLSMIILFSTMYIRNALELSSFPTLLLVVTLFRLGLNVASTRLILLEGPQFQGRVIRTFGDFVVRGDYVVGLIVFLILVIIQFVVITRGAERIAEVAARFTLDAMPGKQMSVDADLNSGLITEEEARKRREEIRREADFYGAMDGASKFVRGDAIASIIIVFINIVGGLLIGVLRHGMSLGEAAQEYVILTVGDGLAAQIPALLVSTATGIIVSRAASKENLGKDLVSELSRETKVIILTGSVLIFLGLFTPIPFFSALLGGALILLAVYASRAVPQEELAGPSPAERPSGPVLSTPEEVAEVIQSDTVEVEIGYGLIPLADPSQGGDLLDRITSIRKQLAFELGIVVSPIRVRDSVLLKPNEYSIKIRGSEVTRYELVPNRLLAINPGTAEEKIPGIPTKEPAFNLEAYWIEEWRKEEAQQKGYTVVDPPTVFATHLSEVLRRHADELLGFKEFELLTEGLKEKFPKLVEDLIPDVLKPAEVKKILQRLLKEGVSIRNLPTIFETLLESAERSKDIDYLVESVRKALRRQIASQVRSDDGKIHAVVLERELEQKLSESVKEVGEERELLLNPEVSRELMNKISAALGDLMKKGYQPVIICSSNIRPYFSRYVTRRVPGVFVISYDEIPDDYTLQIEGVVKL